The sequence ACGGGTAGTCGGTCCGGATGCTGCTGCGCAGGGCGCGGCGGAGCCGGGTGACCGCGTCGGTGAGCCGGCGGGCGCGTTCGATCGTCGTCGGCTCCGCGTCCCGCGGCTCGAGGCCGTGCGGGCCTGTGGTGGATTCGGGAACGGACGGTGACGACGGCATGGCCGACAGCGTATCGCCTGGTACCGGTGCCCTTTGACGGCTGCGGACCGGTCGGGCGCGACCGGTCCCGCTCCGTGACGGACCGGTCGCACCCAGAACAGATCGTAGAGCGAACATATCTGCATCCGATATATTTCCTCGTATGAACGCCGCGTCAACGCTCACCGCCCGGCTGCTCGCCGAGCGCCCCAGGCCGCGCGGCATAGCCGACCGCCGGTACGCCCACTGGCTCGCCGTCGGGACCGTCTGCCTGGGGGCGTTCCTCGGCCAGCTGACGGCCAGCGTCACCGCGCTCGTCTACCCGGCACTCCAGCGCCGGTTCGACGCCGGGTTCGCGGCCGTCGAATGGGTCGCCCTCGCGTATCTGCTGGTCCTGGTCGCGCTGCTGGCGCCGGTCGGCCGGCTCTCCGACCTGGTCGGCCGCAAGACCGTGTACCTGGGCGGCTTCGCCGTCTTCGGCCTGGCCTCGCTGGGGGCGGGGTTCGCCGGCGGTCTCGGCACCCTGGTCGCCTGCCGGGCGGTCCAGGCCGTCGGCGGCGCGATGATGCAGGCCAACAGCGTCGCCCTGGTCGCCCGCGGCGTCCCCGGCCACGCGATGCGCCGGGCGCTCGGGGTGCAGGCCGCCGCGCAGGGCCTCGGCCTGGCGCTGGGTCCCAGCCTCGGCGGGCTGCTGGTGGCGCACGCCTCCTGGCGCTGGGTGTTCTGGATCAATGTGCCGGTCGCCCTGGTGGGCATCGTGGCCGGGTGGTTCCTGCTGCCCCGGACCAGGGTCGAGACCGCACCGGCACTCCCGCGTCCGCGTCCCGTCGCCGGGCCTGCCGTCGGGCCGGTCGGCGGAACCTTCCTCGGGCCCGGTGGCGGGTCCGAGCCGGACCGCGGGCGCTTCGACCTGGCCGGCCTGCTGCTGCTCGGCGGCTCCACCACCGCGCTGCTGCTCGCTCTCTCCGCCGCCTCCGGCCTGCCGCTGCCCGCCTGGGCGGTGGCCGCCCTGCTGGCCGCCGCCGTCCTGTGCGCGCTCGCCCTGGTCCACCAGGAGCGCCGGGCCGCCCGGCCGATCCTCGCGCCCGGTCTGGTCAACACCCCCGGTGTCCGCCCCGGCCTCGCGGTCGCGCTGATCGGCTACCTGCTGCTGTTCTGCCCGCTCGTCCTCGGCCCGGTGCTGCTCGCCGAGGCGGGGCTCCCGACCGCGCGCTCCGGCCTGGTGATCACCGTGCTCCCGGCCGCGTTCGCGGTGGCCGCGACGGTCGGCGGCGGGCTGCTGCCGCGCGGCTGGTCCGATGTCGCCCGCTGCCGCTTCGGCGCGGCCCTCGCCGGGGCCGGACTGCTCGGCTGCGCGCTGCTGCCCGCCCTGGCCGCGCCCGCGGTGTTGTTGGCGGGCCCGCTGCTGGTGCTCGGCGGCGGTCTCGGACTGCTGCTGCCGGCCAACAACGCGCTGGTGATGCGGGCGATCCCGGCGGAGTGCTCGGCGGTCGGCGGCGGCATGGTGAACATGGCCCGCAGCCTCGGCACGGCGCTCGGCACCGCGCTGCCGGTGCTCGGCGTCCATCTGGCCGGCCCGGCGCTGGGCGGCCGGTCGGTCCTGCTGGCGCTCGCCGTCGTCGCGGGACTCGCGGTCGTGCTCGCCCGGCCGGTGCGGCGGCGCTGAGCGGGAAGCGGGAAGCGGGAAGCGAGGAGCGGGTACGACACGGCAACGGCCGGGGCGGTGGACGGGAGTCCCGTCCACCGCCCCGGCCGTGCTGTGCCGTGGTGCAGGTCGTGCAGAGCACGCAGAGCGTGCAGGTCGTGCGGGTCGTTCGGTCGTGCAGGGTGGCTCAGGAGGCGGGCACGCCCGGGACGGCGCCGCGGTCCTTGAGCATGTCGGTGATCAGGCCGATCTCCGAGGTCTGGCCGATCACCATCGACTGCGCGAGCCGCTTCTCCGACTCGTTGCGCGCCATGTCGACGTAACCCTGGGCCATCTCCACCCCGCCCTTGTGGTGCTCCAGCATCAGCTGCAGGTAGAACACCTCGGCCTCCCGCCCGCTCAGCGAGCGGAGCTTGGCGAGCTGGGTGTTGGTGGCCATGCCGGGCATCAGCGAACCGTCGTGCGCCTGGTAGTCGGCGCCGTGCCCGTGCCCGCCCATCGCCATCCAGGCCATCGGCTTGGCCGGCGAGTGCTGGGTCAGCCCCCACTGGTCGAGCCAGCCCATCATCATGCCGCGCTGATTGGCCTGGGTGTTGATGATGTCGAAGGCCAGCGTGCGGGTGGGCTCGTCGGTGGTCCGGTCCCGGACGATGAACGACAGGTCCACCGCCTGCTGGTGGTGGGTCGCCATGTCCCGGGCAAACCCGGCCTCCGGGGAGTCGTCCGCCGGCACGCTCAACGAAGAGGTGCCGGAAGCCGACGTGCCGCCCGCGACCAGGGCGGGCACCCCGAGCGCGAGGGCGAGCGCGGCGGCCAGCGCGGCCGGCCACCAGATCCGCCGTCGCGAGGGCGCCGGAGCGGCGTCCGCGCCGTCGGCCGGGTGGCCGTCCGCCCCGGGGCCGTCCGCCCGGTGGCCGTCCGCCTCGGCGGCGGTCACATCTGCCCCATCGAGCAGGAGGCGCCCGGCTCCTGGGTCTGCTTGCCCTGGACGTACTTGGTGAAGA comes from Streptomyces sp. TLI_053 and encodes:
- a CDS encoding MFS transporter, coding for MNAASTLTARLLAERPRPRGIADRRYAHWLAVGTVCLGAFLGQLTASVTALVYPALQRRFDAGFAAVEWVALAYLLVLVALLAPVGRLSDLVGRKTVYLGGFAVFGLASLGAGFAGGLGTLVACRAVQAVGGAMMQANSVALVARGVPGHAMRRALGVQAAAQGLGLALGPSLGGLLVAHASWRWVFWINVPVALVGIVAGWFLLPRTRVETAPALPRPRPVAGPAVGPVGGTFLGPGGGSEPDRGRFDLAGLLLLGGSTTALLLALSAASGLPLPAWAVAALLAAAVLCALALVHQERRAARPILAPGLVNTPGVRPGLAVALIGYLLLFCPLVLGPVLLAEAGLPTARSGLVITVLPAAFAVAATVGGGLLPRGWSDVARCRFGAALAGAGLLGCALLPALAAPAVLLAGPLLVLGGGLGLLLPANNALVMRAIPAECSAVGGGMVNMARSLGTALGTALPVLGVHLAGPALGGRSVLLALAVVAGLAVVLARPVRRR
- a CDS encoding DUF305 domain-containing protein, translated to MTAAEADGHRADGPGADGHPADGADAAPAPSRRRIWWPAALAAALALALGVPALVAGGTSASGTSSLSVPADDSPEAGFARDMATHHQQAVDLSFIVRDRTTDEPTRTLAFDIINTQANQRGMMMGWLDQWGLTQHSPAKPMAWMAMGGHGHGADYQAHDGSLMPGMATNTQLAKLRSLSGREAEVFYLQLMLEHHKGGVEMAQGYVDMARNESEKRLAQSMVIGQTSEIGLITDMLKDRGAVPGVPAS